One Methylosinus sp. LW4 genomic region harbors:
- a CDS encoding TatD family hydrolase — MLIDTHCHLDFPDFAPEQEEVVARARAQGVARFVTISTHVEKFAAIAAIAERYEDVFCTVGTHPNHAHEEREASAAELVELARHEKCVGIGEAGLDYHYDKAPRELAHRVFRTHIAAARESGLPLVIHSRDADADCAEILREEMGKGAFKALLHCFTSSRALAETAVELGLYISFSGVVTFKNSGELREIARDVPLERLLVETDAPFLAPVPHRGKRNEPAYVADTARTLAVAKGVSFEEMAAQTTANALALFSKMTPIETRRAAE, encoded by the coding sequence ATGCTGATCGACACACATTGCCATCTCGACTTCCCCGATTTCGCTCCCGAGCAGGAGGAGGTCGTGGCGCGCGCGCGGGCGCAGGGGGTCGCGCGTTTCGTCACCATCTCGACCCATGTCGAAAAATTCGCTGCGATCGCCGCCATAGCCGAGCGTTACGAGGATGTGTTCTGCACGGTCGGCACGCATCCCAACCACGCCCATGAGGAGCGCGAGGCGAGCGCCGCCGAGCTGGTCGAGCTGGCGCGCCACGAGAAATGCGTCGGCATAGGCGAGGCGGGGCTCGATTATCACTATGACAAAGCCCCGCGCGAGCTGGCGCATCGCGTCTTCCGCACCCATATCGCCGCCGCGCGCGAGAGCGGGCTGCCGCTCGTCATTCACTCGCGCGACGCCGACGCCGATTGCGCCGAAATTCTGCGCGAGGAAATGGGGAAGGGGGCTTTCAAGGCCCTGCTCCATTGCTTCACCAGCTCGCGCGCGCTGGCCGAGACGGCCGTCGAGCTCGGGCTCTACATCTCCTTTTCCGGCGTGGTGACGTTCAAGAACTCGGGCGAATTGCGCGAGATCGCCCGCGACGTGCCGCTGGAGCGTCTGCTCGTGGAGACCGACGCGCCCTTCCTCGCGCCCGTCCCGCATCGCGGCAAGCGCAATGAGCCGGCCTATGTCGCCGATACAGCGCGCACGCTCGCCGTGGCCAAGGGCGTCTCCTTCGAGGAGATGGCGGCGCAGACGACGGCCAATGCGCTGGCGCTGTTCTCCAAAATGACGCCGATCGAGACACGGCGGGCGGCCGAATGA